The following are encoded together in the Pseudoxanthomonas sp. YR558 genome:
- a CDS encoding DUF6622 family protein yields MTQILSHTPLWVFGLFVGLVYLGYLQSRTRQVSRGRLIVLPVAMLAWSLYSVWSTFDAHLAALAAWACAWAAVVAIALARTPSRRASYDASTKQFTVPGSWLPLALMMGIFFFKYAVAVIHATKPGILDATMAVVVVAGTYGLFSGLFMARALRVLGVMKSPRLVERSA; encoded by the coding sequence ATGACGCAGATCCTCTCCCACACGCCCCTCTGGGTCTTCGGCCTGTTCGTCGGCCTGGTCTACCTGGGTTACCTGCAGAGCAGGACGCGCCAGGTCTCGCGCGGCCGCCTCATCGTGCTGCCGGTCGCCATGCTGGCGTGGTCGCTGTACTCGGTCTGGTCGACCTTCGACGCGCACCTCGCCGCGCTGGCCGCTTGGGCCTGCGCGTGGGCCGCCGTGGTCGCCATCGCGTTGGCGCGAACTCCATCGCGCCGCGCGTCCTACGACGCATCGACGAAGCAGTTCACCGTACCCGGCAGCTGGTTACCGCTGGCGCTGATGATGGGCATCTTCTTCTTCAAGTACGCCGTGGCCGTGATCCATGCCACGAAGCCGGGCATCCTCGATGCGACGATGGCCGTCGTCGTGGTGGCCGGCACGTACGGCCTCTTCAGTGGCCTGTTCATGGCACGCGCGTTGCGGGTGCTGGGGGTGATGAAGTCGCCGCGCCTGGTCGAGCGCAGCGCCTGA